One part of the Herbiconiux aconitum genome encodes these proteins:
- a CDS encoding cell division protein SepF, with protein MANPLRKTMVYLGLADEELEYDEAPAQAAPVAPVPHPHPQATVSQAPVANRAPVTPLRKTSHTKNVAPAEMNEILTVHPKQYKDAQVIAENFREGIPVIINLSQMTDADARRLIDFAGGLSQGLYGKIERVTSKVFLLSPSHVSVSGDAAGEARAETSFFVQS; from the coding sequence ATGGCCAACCCACTGCGCAAGACCATGGTTTACCTGGGTCTCGCCGACGAAGAACTCGAATACGACGAGGCGCCCGCTCAGGCCGCGCCCGTGGCTCCTGTGCCGCATCCGCACCCGCAGGCGACCGTCTCCCAGGCGCCCGTCGCGAACCGCGCCCCGGTCACGCCGCTCCGCAAGACCTCGCACACGAAGAATGTGGCTCCTGCTGAAATGAATGAGATCCTCACCGTCCACCCCAAGCAGTACAAGGACGCCCAGGTCATCGCCGAGAACTTCCGCGAAGGCATCCCGGTGATCATCAATCTGTCGCAGATGACGGATGCCGATGCGCGCCGCCTGATCGACTTCGCGGGCGGCCTGTCGCAGGGCCTCTACGGCAAGATCGAGCGCGTCACGAGCAAGGTCTTCTTGCTCTCGCCGTCGCATGTCTCGGTCTCCGGAGACGCCGCCGGCGAAGCTCGCGCAGAAACTTCCTTCTTCGTCCAGTCATAA
- a CDS encoding YggS family pyridoxal phosphate-dependent enzyme → MTELPSELSLSERLNEVTGRIADAAHAAGRDPAKLTTIVVTKFHPASLVRELYALGVRDFGENRHQEAREKALELADLELDWHFIGQLQTKKARQVREYARVIHSIDREALIAALAAGTPPIDCFLQVNLTDDPERGGAQPAEVPSLSEAIAAAEGLRLLGVMAVAPLGEEPRPAFARLRELRDTVARVVPGATSISAGMSHDFREAIAEGATHLRIGTAITGNRPVRV, encoded by the coding sequence GTGACAGAGCTCCCGAGTGAACTCTCGCTCTCCGAGCGCCTGAACGAGGTGACCGGCCGGATCGCGGATGCCGCCCACGCGGCGGGCCGCGATCCGGCCAAACTCACCACCATCGTGGTGACCAAGTTCCATCCGGCGTCGCTGGTGCGGGAGCTCTACGCGCTCGGGGTGCGCGACTTCGGCGAGAACCGCCACCAGGAGGCGCGTGAGAAGGCGCTCGAACTCGCCGATCTCGAGCTCGACTGGCACTTCATCGGGCAGTTGCAGACCAAGAAGGCGCGTCAGGTGCGCGAGTACGCCCGCGTCATCCATTCGATCGACCGCGAAGCACTCATCGCGGCGCTGGCGGCCGGCACGCCCCCGATCGACTGCTTCTTGCAGGTCAACCTCACCGATGACCCCGAACGCGGGGGAGCGCAGCCGGCCGAGGTGCCATCCCTGTCCGAAGCAATCGCCGCTGCCGAGGGGTTGCGACTGCTCGGCGTGATGGCCGTCGCGCCGCTGGGCGAAGAGCCTCGGCCGGCGTTCGCGCGTCTCCGAGAACTCCGCGACACGGTGGCGCGCGTCGTGCCCGGCGCGACGTCGATCTCGGCCGGGATGTCGCACGACTTCCGCGAAGCGATCGCCGAAGGCGCGACACACCTCCGCATCGGCACCGCAATCACGGGAAACCGGCCCGTGCGCGTTTAA
- the ftsZ gene encoding cell division protein FtsZ, producing MTSNQNYLAVIKVVGIGGGGVNAVNRMIELGLRGVEFIAINTDAQALLMSDADVKLDVGREITRGLGAGADPEVGRRAAEDHAEEIEEALAGADMVFVTAGEGGGTGTGGAPVVARIAKSIGALTIGVVTKPFGFEGKRRAAQAEDGVATLKNEVDTLIVVPNDRLLEISDRGISMLEAFSTADQVLLAGVQGITDLITTPGLINLDFADVKSVMQGAGSALMGIGSSRGADRAIKAAELAVASPLLEASIDGAHGVLLSIQGGSNLGIFEINDAAKLVQDAVHPEANIIFGAVIDDTLGDEVRVTVIAAGFDGGEPNASIDTRRGGFVAAKDEGDPFGRGAATATLRREQKTEVVEEAPAPQQQTWSAPASDLGLTGAVALDPASEDDDADLDVPDFLK from the coding sequence GTGACTTCAAACCAGAACTACCTAGCCGTAATCAAGGTCGTCGGCATCGGCGGCGGCGGCGTGAACGCCGTGAACCGCATGATCGAGCTCGGTCTTCGCGGAGTCGAGTTCATCGCCATCAACACCGACGCGCAGGCGCTGCTGATGAGCGACGCCGACGTCAAGCTCGACGTCGGTCGCGAGATCACCCGTGGGCTCGGCGCCGGAGCCGACCCCGAGGTGGGCCGCCGTGCCGCCGAAGACCACGCAGAAGAGATCGAAGAGGCACTGGCCGGCGCCGACATGGTGTTCGTGACCGCGGGTGAAGGTGGCGGAACCGGAACCGGTGGCGCCCCTGTCGTCGCCCGAATCGCGAAGTCGATCGGTGCTCTGACGATCGGTGTCGTCACGAAGCCCTTCGGCTTCGAGGGCAAGCGCCGCGCCGCCCAGGCCGAAGACGGTGTCGCCACACTGAAGAACGAGGTCGACACCCTCATCGTGGTGCCCAACGACCGCCTGCTCGAGATCAGCGACCGCGGCATCAGCATGCTCGAGGCCTTCTCCACGGCCGACCAGGTGCTGCTCGCCGGTGTGCAGGGCATCACCGACCTCATCACCACCCCGGGCCTCATCAACCTCGACTTCGCCGACGTGAAGTCGGTCATGCAGGGTGCAGGATCGGCCCTCATGGGCATCGGTTCGTCGCGGGGCGCCGACCGCGCCATCAAGGCGGCCGAACTGGCGGTCGCGAGCCCGCTCCTCGAGGCGTCGATCGACGGAGCGCACGGAGTGCTGCTCTCCATCCAGGGCGGGTCGAACCTCGGCATCTTCGAGATCAACGACGCCGCCAAGCTGGTTCAGGATGCGGTGCACCCCGAAGCCAACATCATCTTCGGCGCCGTGATCGACGACACCCTCGGCGACGAGGTGCGCGTCACCGTCATCGCGGCCGGATTCGACGGCGGTGAGCCGAACGCCTCGATCGACACGCGCCGCGGCGGCTTCGTCGCCGCGAAAGACGAGGGCGACCCCTTCGGTCGGGGCGCCGCCACCGCGACCCTCCGTCGCGAGCAGAAGACCGAGGTGGTCGAAGAGGCGCCCGCTCCGCAGCAGCAGACCTGGTCGGCTCCCGCGAGCGATCTCGGGCTCACCGGTGCGGTCGCGCTCGATCCCGCGTCAGAAGACGACGACGCCGATCTGGACGTCCCCGACTTCCTGAAGTAG
- a CDS encoding RluA family pseudouridine synthase codes for MESRTLPVPDGLDGTRVDAGIAKLLGFSRTFAAEVVDAGGVTVDGRTVGKSDKLRRDSWLSVEWSPREEPQIIAVVVPELTVVYDDDSIIVVDKPVGVAAHPSVGWDGPTVLGALAGAGYRIATSGAAERAGIVHRLDAGTSGLMVVAKTEAAYTWLKRAFHDREVDKIYHALVQGHPDPFAGTIDAPIGRHPRSDWKFAVTASGKPSVTHYETLEAFRAATLLEIHLETGRTHQIRVHMAAQRHPCCGDTMYGADPVLSARLGLTRQWLHAMRLGFVHPETREYVSFESHYPADLQHALDVVAAD; via the coding sequence ATGGAATCGCGCACCCTCCCCGTTCCCGACGGACTCGACGGCACCCGCGTGGATGCCGGCATCGCCAAGTTGCTCGGATTCTCGCGCACCTTCGCGGCCGAGGTCGTCGACGCCGGGGGAGTGACCGTCGACGGCCGCACCGTCGGCAAGTCGGACAAACTGCGGCGTGACAGCTGGCTCTCGGTCGAGTGGTCGCCGCGGGAGGAACCGCAGATCATCGCCGTGGTCGTGCCCGAACTGACGGTCGTCTACGACGACGACAGCATCATCGTGGTGGACAAGCCGGTCGGCGTGGCCGCGCATCCCTCGGTCGGCTGGGACGGGCCCACCGTGCTCGGAGCCCTCGCGGGTGCGGGCTACCGCATCGCGACCAGCGGAGCCGCCGAGCGAGCGGGCATCGTGCACCGGCTGGATGCGGGCACCAGCGGCCTGATGGTGGTGGCGAAGACCGAGGCCGCCTACACCTGGCTGAAGCGGGCGTTCCACGACCGCGAGGTCGACAAGATCTATCACGCGCTCGTGCAGGGGCACCCCGATCCTTTCGCCGGCACGATCGACGCGCCCATCGGGCGGCATCCGCGCTCGGACTGGAAGTTCGCGGTCACGGCGTCGGGTAAACCGTCGGTGACGCACTACGAGACGCTCGAAGCGTTCCGGGCGGCGACGCTGCTCGAGATCCACCTGGAGACGGGGCGCACGCATCAGATCCGGGTGCACATGGCTGCTCAGCGGCACCCGTGCTGCGGAGACACGATGTACGGCGCCGACCCTGTGCTCTCGGCGCGACTGGGCCTCACACGACAGTGGCTGCACGCGATGCGCCTCGGATTCGTGCATCCGGAGACCCGCGAGTACGTCTCGTTCGAGAGCCACTACCCGGCCGACCTGCAGCACGCCCTCGACGTCGTGGCCGCCGACTGA
- a CDS encoding DivIVA domain-containing protein has product MALTPEDVVNKRFSQTKFREGYDQDEVDDFLDEVVVELRRLTQENEELKAQLETGGAPVAAAPVEAAAVVEEVVVEAPAPVAEVPAPVAAAPAVDVDDETGSTTNLLQLARRLHDEHVKEGADKRDALIAEGHATAARIVAEAETKQRNELARLNQEKAGIEHRIDELRTFEKDYRAGLKTYIEDQLKDLTSSSVDGEKSPSTSFSGFGG; this is encoded by the coding sequence ATGGCGTTAACTCCGGAAGATGTTGTTAACAAGAGATTTTCTCAGACCAAGTTCCGTGAAGGTTACGACCAGGACGAGGTCGATGACTTCCTCGACGAGGTCGTCGTCGAGCTTCGTCGGCTGACGCAGGAGAACGAGGAGCTGAAGGCTCAGCTCGAGACCGGCGGCGCCCCCGTGGCTGCTGCTCCGGTCGAGGCTGCTGCGGTCGTCGAAGAGGTCGTCGTCGAGGCCCCCGCGCCCGTCGCCGAGGTTCCGGCACCTGTCGCCGCCGCTCCGGCCGTCGATGTCGACGACGAGACCGGTTCGACCACGAACCTCCTGCAGCTGGCCCGCCGCCTGCACGACGAGCACGTGAAGGAAGGCGCCGACAAGCGCGACGCCCTCATCGCGGAAGGTCATGCCACCGCCGCTCGCATCGTGGCTGAGGCCGAGACCAAGCAGCGCAACGAGCTGGCCCGTCTCAACCAGGAGAAGGCCGGCATCGAGCACCGCATCGACGAACTGCGCACCTTCGAGAAGGACTACCGCGCGGGTCTGAAGACCTACATCGAAGACCAGCTCAAAGACCTGACGTCGTCGAGCGTCGACGGCGAGAAGAGCCCGTCGACCAGCTTCAGCGGCTTTGGCGGATAG
- a CDS encoding glycosyltransferase yields MTTTELLPTVSIVIPAYNEEAGIRHCLIAAIEQTVAPHEIIVVDNRSTDGTRAAVEAMQRAFPEAGIRLVEQDAEQGITATRNAGFNAATGTVIGRIDADSALEPDWVEQVQKAFATGEFVAASGPVEYYDMPMRAFGHHADDTFRKIQVKLAGKYVFLFGTNMAITKEAWLAVRDDVCPDHEDLMHEDIDLAVHLALKGLKVGYVSAMVVGMSARRLDSSPRDYLYYVERFERTYAHHGIHDLRLLAPMAVFLGIYPALHAERRLHEHHTAQAWGGVPHPSPTGDAAPAD; encoded by the coding sequence GAGGCCGGCATCCGGCACTGCCTCATCGCGGCCATCGAGCAGACCGTGGCGCCGCACGAGATCATCGTGGTCGACAACCGCTCCACCGACGGCACCCGCGCCGCGGTCGAGGCGATGCAGCGGGCGTTCCCGGAGGCCGGCATCCGACTGGTCGAACAGGATGCGGAGCAGGGCATCACGGCCACCCGAAACGCCGGCTTCAACGCGGCGACGGGCACCGTGATCGGGCGGATCGACGCCGATTCGGCGCTCGAGCCCGACTGGGTGGAGCAGGTGCAGAAGGCCTTCGCCACGGGCGAGTTCGTGGCGGCCAGCGGTCCGGTGGAGTACTACGACATGCCGATGCGGGCGTTCGGGCACCACGCCGACGACACCTTCCGCAAGATCCAGGTGAAGCTCGCGGGCAAGTACGTCTTTCTCTTCGGCACCAACATGGCCATCACGAAAGAGGCGTGGCTCGCCGTTCGCGACGACGTCTGCCCCGATCACGAAGACCTGATGCACGAAGACATCGACCTCGCTGTGCACCTCGCCCTGAAGGGACTCAAGGTCGGCTACGTCTCGGCGATGGTGGTGGGCATGTCGGCGAGGCGCCTCGACTCCTCGCCCCGCGACTATCTCTACTACGTCGAGCGTTTCGAACGCACCTACGCGCACCACGGCATCCACGACCTGCGCCTGCTGGCCCCGATGGCCGTGTTCCTCGGCATCTACCCCGCCCTCCACGCCGAGCGTCGCCTGCACGAGCATCACACGGCGCAGGCCTGGGGCGGCGTTCCCCACCCGTCCCCGACCGGCGACGCAGCTCCCGCCGACTAG
- the lspA gene encoding signal peptidase II, with product MAVAAASVAIDQITKLLVVQNLELGEVVPVVGDLIQFHFVKNSGAAFSIGNAYTWIFSILAAAVTVFIIWFARRIRSLAWAVVFGLLLGGTLGNLLDRLFKEPGFGVGHVIDFITIPLLPAIFNLADVSITAAMVLFLILTIRGIGLDGTRQSDHVEQKSDEHEQEEHEQV from the coding sequence GTGGCCGTCGCAGCAGCGTCGGTCGCCATCGATCAGATCACGAAGCTTCTGGTTGTTCAGAATCTTGAATTGGGTGAGGTCGTCCCCGTTGTGGGCGACCTCATCCAATTTCACTTTGTGAAGAACTCCGGTGCCGCGTTCTCGATCGGAAACGCCTACACCTGGATCTTCTCGATCCTCGCCGCCGCCGTCACCGTCTTCATCATCTGGTTCGCGCGGCGCATCCGTTCGCTCGCCTGGGCCGTCGTGTTCGGCCTTCTGCTCGGCGGAACACTCGGCAACCTGCTCGACCGGCTGTTCAAGGAGCCGGGCTTCGGCGTGGGGCACGTGATCGACTTCATCACGATCCCGCTCCTACCGGCCATCTTCAACCTGGCCGACGTATCGATCACCGCCGCGATGGTGCTGTTCCTCATTCTCACCATCCGCGGCATCGGCCTAGATGGCACGCGTCAGAGCGACCACGTCGAGCAGAAGAGCGACGAGCACGAGCAGGAAGAGCACGAGCAGGTCTGA
- a CDS encoding YggT family protein — protein sequence MGSLVTIIATVVYFALLLYFFLMWGRFILDLVRTVRRDWRPAGALLVLAEVTYTVTDPPIRFFRRVIPPLRVGSISLDFGWSIVMLIVIIALSVAGFVRSQ from the coding sequence GTGGGTTCCCTCGTCACCATCATCGCGACCGTCGTCTATTTCGCGCTGCTGCTGTACTTCTTCCTGATGTGGGGCCGGTTCATCCTGGACCTCGTCCGGACGGTTCGCCGTGACTGGCGACCGGCCGGAGCCCTGCTGGTGCTCGCTGAGGTGACGTATACCGTCACCGACCCGCCGATCCGGTTCTTCCGGCGCGTCATCCCGCCTCTCCGGGTGGGCTCGATCTCGCTGGATTTCGGGTGGAGCATCGTGATGCTGATCGTCATCATCGCGCTCTCGGTGGCCGGTTTCGTGCGTTCGCAATAG